The genomic DNA TATGCATCTTACCCATTCTTCTCCTCCCTAATTGGCAATAAATTTTGCATCATAGTGATTATTGTGTTCTCTCTTGTTTCATTAATAGTTCTTGCTGTGAATGCCAGTCAGTTCCAGAAACTTATGCATTGAAGCCTGTACTGTTATACAGAAGAAGACAAGCAATACAGACCGTTACTGGCTCCTTTCTCTGCCAAATACAACTCAAAAGAAATATCAGGAGACTTTGATTAAATCTCTTAATCTTCCAGGTGGGTTTTAAAAACGCTGTCTTTAAACTCCACTTGCATTAAAGttcgtatttgtttgtttgcttgttcgtttcttacaattttttcttttctttacagaTACAAAATCAGGAGTGGGGAGAACAAGCTCTTAATAGCTGGAGCTGTGTTGTCAAATCATGTGCTGAATTCATTCACCTGTAACCAATCTGGACTTTCACCAAAAACCAATTCAGATAATGTGGTTCAGAGAAAAATGATGCAGAGCCATGGAAGCAAAAAATATAAAGCGTCTTCTCTGTGTCGTTGAGGAATCTTTTTATGATGAATAATGTCGGAACAACGAGAAACTGGTTGTTGTGTTGGGATGGTGTCTGATGGGGGATCTTGATGCAGACAGAATCTAACAGTTCGTCAGATTGCATCACTGGATTTGTTCCATTTTGCAGTACCCACTCGTGAGCATCCTCCTGTAGTTAAccacaaatataaatttttaatgcttAAATGTGTTGATTGTCTGTTAGTCTgctaacaaattttattttacatcaTACATGTAAACATGTTTTAGATCACtattattatacaaaacttGGTTACACCTATTAGGAATATAAATAAACGAAATACTACTATAGAACAAAATTGTCGCAAAACCagcaaaacaattattaaatttacCAAATCCATATTGtttattgtaataataataaaattaaaatcattaataCATGCAAGTGGAGGAAAATTGGTAGACGAGTGATGACGGATTAAAGAATCAATCGTTGTTAGGAAAATgactaataattttttcttaaacaaatagGCCACTTGATTAGACTAAAATTTCCAATTACAGTNaaaaaaaaaaaaaaaaaaaaaaaaaaaaaaaaaaaaaaaaaaaaagaagtagcaAAATTGATATACACCATCTGTGTacgatttataaatttataatccattaaataaacttttttttattagctGAAAAtaaagacgaaaaaaaaaagagtaatggaaaaagacaaaacagagcCAGCAAGTCACTTGCTTTGCATCGGTCTGAACTCTGAACCAACAtatatgctctctctctctctctctataaacAGTCGTTAGCCAGCTCATCTTTCCGtttagaaaaaccaaaagacaTTTACACGTCACTTGAGGTCTTCTAACTCCGTTTATATAAACCGTTACAGACACCgcaccgagagagagagagatagtataaaataaagaagaagcaaaatagaatttttagaaagaaagaaagaaaaaaaaaaaaaagagaaaaaaaatcaaaaatcaaaaaattaaaaagtctctcttttgatttttctttcttttttttttttttcttttgcgtCTTGGTCTTTCTCCccagattctctctctcttcttcttttctcctttgGTTTTCTCGGcggcttctttcttctttcttcttcttcttcttcttcttcttaaagcTATAAtatttctccatttttcttggGATAAATCTTTCTCCTTTCTGCAGACGCCATGTCGGTACGTTTTCAAAtctcctctcttttctttgaaCCTATGATTGGTCATtggtgtgtatatatagaacAGTTATTATGAATTCGATTTGTATggtttttgagaattttagtttcattttgCTTGGAGGGTTTTTGTTGATTCCTCTGAATCTTAGATATGTGGATTTAAAAGAAACATCCAGATGTGCAAAATTGTGATTCTGATTAGCTTATATTGTCTTGCTGATGAATCTGATAATCTCTTATTCTGGATCTcgtgttttatttaatttttgacactttttctgaatttgattgattttaaagcttagattttttgatttttgagtttctgatttttggatttgagaTGGATTTAGGATTGATACAGAGAAgttgttgtctttttgttttcgtCCCGAGATTGTTCTTTGATTCATTTGATAGTGAAAGAGGTATGATGAATGTTGTGTGGCATTGTTTATGGACAAGCAAGAGATCTTTTTTGCCCTTGTGGATTTGTTTGCTTATTTAGAGACAATATTGGAATCCACTTGTAGTATCAAACTTTGGTTTATCACTTTTTTCTCACCTAATTTTAATTGGATAATAGAAGTTGATAGGAACGTTTTGAAATTTGCttctggtttggttttggtaatCTTTTTGACTTGTGGTGTGTATTGTTTGCTATAAAATGTAAACATGATCAGTTTGGGCAAATTGTACAAACCATTATCCTCATACACTTGATAAAAGGTTAAGTCCTCATTTTGTATTTTACTCGGTTGATACTTTTTTCGGTTTATCTTAAGCCTCTTGTCTTATGTGGTTTGCTCCCGGCCACCTAAGACTTGCTTTGCTTACAATGAAGGAAGGTTAATTCTTTTCAGGGGTTTAGAGTTTATACTCATTTTAGACAATCATTTCATCTAATTGGCACCAAGGGTTACATTTTGACACTGAGTTTGAACTTgtttcttgatgttttttttttgggtttgaccatttggtttttatatatgaaCGAACAACAGGACAAAGGTCGTCCCTTGCCGAAATTTGGTGAATGGGATGTGAATGATCCAGCCTCAGCAGAAGGTTTCACTGTGATATTCAACAAAGCTAGGGATGAGAAAAAGACTGGTGGCAAACCCGGTTCACCTGGTAAATCCAGTGAGGGACATGTTAAGTCTGGAGGAGGAGATCCTAGTAAACCTCAGCCTGTAagttttcttcatctttatctcCTTAACTTGAAATCTTGATATCCATTGTCACACAAAATGGGATCTTTCTTTGGTTTCAGAAAAAATGGCTCTGCTGCATGCAATCTCCAGCTGTGGACTCTTGACAGACACAAAAGATGGATTTGGGTTGCTGCTCATAAAAAAAGTCACACTGCTTACACATCTAAAGCAatgttcttttatgttttattgtCTTTCTTGAAATtacccacacacacaaaaaaaaatggttcctAAGATGATTTGGAGCTACCCTTCCCCTTTAGTATCACGATTatgattccttcttctttgaAGTTGTTTGTTCTTATAAAAATGCTGTAAAATCGTGTTGCCACTTTATTGGaaaaccagaaaagaaaaaaagaagaaaaaaagaaacaacacagTTACTGTGTCTATATGTAATGGtgtctttttggttttgatttttatgttgtCTTTTTCCTTGAATTATAAGTATACTTATGTTGTgctccttttttgtttttcctcttagtaaatcaaaaaaaaaaaagaagttacaTTATTACATTGACATATAACGTAGAAAAGAATTTGACTAAAAGTAAAAGCCATACAAGAAACGACGTAATAAACTAGTCAAACTAAAACTGAATCGTATCATACATGAAGAACAGAAATTGAAACAAAgtcaacaataaattaaatagatGATGGaaaataaaagtcataaaaagACATTtagtaatgaaaacaaaaaagaacttgaTAAATCAAATTgcttttacacaaaaaaaatagaagacaaaacacaaacaatggCATATTGAATTTGGAAATTTGTATGGCTCCTAAATACAGGATTATAGGCTAGCTAAAGACCTTAATTTTACTAGAGACCGTTCATGTTTCCGATCGcttatgaaataaattttgatttttagttttttttttcagtcaaaGATATCAAAAATCAGAAAAGGTGCATAAAAGTTTGTGATGGTTGTAAACTTGTAACTATCAACGGTTGATTTGATGATACTCAATTCCCACGGTAAACAAATAGATTCATATTTAATGATATGAGTCAAAGTTCTCCCACGGTAAACAAATAGATAcattgtttgtgtgtgtgtatattttatatatattgcatgTTAACAATTCTACCAGTTCATAACAATCCAACAGTCACAAGAGAAAGTGAAAATGTCGGCGTCTGACAAGAAACCATTGGTTCCGTCGTCTCATATATCCATCAAGATCAAAAGTCAGGTACTCGAATAAATCTTGATATATGTTTGATTGTGATTTGCGAAAATTAACCGCTCTAAATGTTAAGCTGCGTTATGCGTATATTATCATGTTAATAAAAATTGCtgtaaatataacaaaacaggATGACATATGTGTGTACTTCCGGATTAAGAGGGACGTTGAGCTCCGTACAATGATGCATGCATATTCCGCCAAAGTTGGACAGCAAATGTCATGTTTTAGGTTCCACTTCGATGGAGTTAGGATCAAACCCTATCATACTCCCAAcgaggttcttttttttttcttttttttttgtatttcataaTTAAGAATTTCTCCAATTATATATGGATCaaaattgagaaaagaaaatgattgcAGCTAGAGCTTGAAGACGGAGATGAAATCGACGCATTAGTTGAACAAACGGCAGGGTTCAGCCATAGTCATCCTATCTTAACGACATAAAAAGTCATTACTTCGACTCATAATAATAATCTTGTTTCATTATGTTTTCACcaatattttaatacaaaagcTGGTTATTTATCAATGTCACAACAACGCTAATTAAGGTTATGGTTGCATGAACATGCTAGTTGATATCTAGAGTTATCTAAGTTATTTAAATGAAGTTATATTATTGTCACGAAAGATGTAACAAtatacctttttcaaaaaatatatatatatatatgtatgtaacaACCAAAGAATATGTTCAATCGTATGGAAAACTACAACAAAGTAGAGatgaatatttttctatttttcgtattaaatgtgatatatatatatatatatatatatatatatatatatatacaagtacaaaattacaaatcattGTCAATAAGATCATCCTTGGAGAAAGCCTTAGCCCATTTTGAATAGTCGAGCTATACATAGCAAAATGAATAATCAGGTCTATCTTTTTAGTCATACATGTTGTGTATTTCACGAGCCAGATAGTTTTCTTTGCCCATATCAATCTCCTACGTACCTAATCTTTATGTGACAAATTATGCTacacaaaaagtaaaaagaagattttaaaagttatttactAATCGTCCAAAAATATAGTTgctgataaataaaaaatgctgCACAATTATGTCTTTTAGCTAGTCAAATACTAGATATAAAAATTGTACTCCTTTTCTGTATTTCCTCTTAGACTCTTTACATCATTACATTTACATACATCTACGTATAAAAGATATCTAGTATTTGACTAAAAGTGAAAACATATAAGAACGTAATAAACTAGTCAaactaaaagagaaaacatatcATACAcgaagaaaaaatgaaacaaagtcaacaaaaattaaatagataatggaaatcaaaaatcacaaaagatatttatataattttatttaaaaatgaaaacaaacgaGAGCTTGATAAATCATAACTGCTTTTACACAATGGCATACGAAAGACAAACATGGCACATTGAAGTTGGAAATCCTTACGGGCTTATAGCTAAAGTCCATACTGGATTATAGccaaagtctttttttttttgtgcaaaagcCAAAGTCTTTAATCTTTATTGTTGTACACAAACAAGTAACGTGAACGTTGTTTTGTTGAAGAAGGTACATTACtaatttgagaaagaaaaaaaattgattttagttCTTTCTTTCGGTCAAAGTGAGCAAAAATCAGAAAGGGTGCCATAAAAGCTTGTGATGATCTTAAGCCTTAACTATCAATTATTGATGATACTCAATTCCCACGGGCCAcgggaaaagaagaaaaaaaaatactagtaaaaCGGGAACAGAAAACTAGAAGGTTTTATACTAGTTGGAATCTATATCTTACTTATGTGTCTAcatttgtgtgtatatatatttactccGTATTGCGTGTACCTTTAACCAGTtcataaacaatccaaaaaatcacaaagagaAAGTGAAAATGTCGGCGTCTGACAAGAAACCGTTGGTTCCGTCGTCTCATATCACCGTCAAGATCAAAAGTCAGGTATTTGAATAAATCTTGCGATATATGGTTGATATATTGATCATTATTTACGTACATCCctttaaaataaactaagatGAGTTAAGATGcgtttatatatattaccatGTTAAAATTGTTGTATTGTTGTATAAAACAGGATGACGTATGTGTGTACTTCCGGATTAAGAGGGACGTTGAAGTCCGTAAGATGATGCAAGCATATTCCGACAAAGTTGGAAAACAAATATCAACTTTTAGGTTCCTCTTCGATGGAACTAGAATCAAATTCAATCAAACTCCCAATGAGGTATTCATTATTGTTAGTTTACCTTTAGATTTACTCCAATAGTGTATCAATCAAGTTGATTAACGAAAACAAATTGCAGATTgggcttgaagaagaagatgaaatcgaAGCATTTGTTGAACAACTAGGAGGGTTCAGCTTCTTTCGTCGCCATTAAGAGAATCTTAAACGACATAAAAAGTCGTTACGCTTCCGaaaagattaatattttaatctttgtttaACTAATTTTTCACCTACTTTTTAATACAAAGTTGGTtgtttatcaatatatattctattctTTTCAGTGAAGAAGTTCAAGTGTTTAACTTTAGTGGTCATTTATCAATTTTAACAACGCTAATGTAACTTATGAATGAACATGCTCTTTGATTAGTTATTGGAATAGAAACTTTAGAGATATGAATGGATAATCACAATCGTAATTATTATcctattacatatataaaatgtaGTAATAAATTGATATTGAAAGAGAGTAATGCTCTCTTCGTTCCCATGGAAAATTGCAACAAAGGAGAGAAGGAGATCTCTATATTTTCGTattaaatgtgatatatatacacacgaAGTACAATCACAAATCATTGTCAAAATGATCATCCTTGAGACCTTGGCCCATTTCAATATTTGACTAGTCaagctatatataaacaaaatgaataatcaGGTCTATCTTTTTAGACTTACATAGTTACATGTCGGCTCGTTCACGTGCCaaatagttttattatttgCCCATATCATATCAATCTCTACNtttttttttttttttttttttttttctttctgaatttaACTTaaatttcttactttttttttttttgaaaatcaactTAAATTTCTCACTTTTAACTTGATATCGAATCATTATCATAGTATTGAATTTGTTGTATGGTTGTTTAGTAAatgacatataaaaaaaaaaagtaaaaagatgaTTTACTCACCGTCCAAATAAATTAGTTGCtgctaagaaaataaaataaaaaataaaccaaacaaattagGTTTACCGGTGACCAATAAAAAGCTGCCATTTGTCAACCAAATACACTTCCCCTTCTATGTCCCTCTCtcctctctgtctctttctttctctctcctcgCCACTgactttgctctctctctctctctctgatttacagaagaaatttcaaaacttcttcttcatctctttcaaaGCTCCAATCTTTTTCCTCCCTTTCCGATTTATATTCATCGTCTTCGACACCGGAGatatctttcctttttcctccGATCGTCTTTTCTCCccctgagaaaaaaaataaaaatcgctCCTTTAAGATTATTTCCTTGATTTTTCTTGGCGCGGTTTCGATTTCACGTTTCTGGGTTTTCGTTTTCGGCTCTGAAAAACGATAAATTTCAAACCGGAAAGATCAGGTACGGAATCGAAAATTTTTTGGTCACCACATCGTCGGTGGGAGAGAAGCTTTTGTATTCTCGTTTTAGCCTCTTTGATTTATAGAATCTGTCCCAAATCTTGATGATTGTGTTTTAAGCAGATCAAATTAGAGAAAAGTACTATATTTGGTCTTAGTTAGGTTAATCTTTCCCTTAATAACCTGctcttagggttttgttttattccgtttgtgtgtgtgtgtgtttactgTTAAAAATTGCTTAATTTGCTTAATCTTCTATTAATGGAATCATCACTAATTGGAAACCATATGATTTTTGAACTATCTCTCTGTATCAGGTAgtgaatcttgattttttttagactgtaaaagaaagaaaatgcgAAATGGTTGCTAAGAAGGGACGTAGAGACTCTTCTGATTCTTCTCCCGTTGTGGAGGTTGGAGAGATTGACACAAGTGCTCCTTTTCAATCTGTTAAAGATGCGGTTAACCTTTTCGGTGAAGCTGCTTTCTCTGCTGAGAAAGAGAGACCAGCCATTCGGAAACCTAATCCTCAGTCTGCTGAGGtaattttcatttgatttgattcgTTAGCAGTTTTGTGTTTTAAGAGGTTTTTTTATTATCTGAACTGTGTTTGTGGTTTGCAGAAAGTTTTGGTGAAGCAAACAGAGCTTCACTTGGCTCAGAAAGAGTTGAGTAAGTTGAAGGAACAGCTTAAGAATGCTGAAACGATCAGAGAGCAAGCGTTGAGTGAGCTTGATTGGGCTAAAAGAACTGTTGATGAACTTACTCGTAAGCTTGAAGCGGTTAATGAGTCGAGAGATTCTGCAAATAAAGCGACTGAAGCTGCTAAGAGTCAAATCGAAGAAAATGTTTCTGTTTCTGGTAGTAGTGATGCTCGGATTAGGGATATGGAACAGTATGAAGCGGTGTGTAAGGAGCTTGAAAGCGCGAAGCAAGAGCTGAGAAAGATCCGTCAGGTTTCAAATGAGATTTTGGAAACAAAGACTGTTGCTTTAAGTAAAGTGGAGGAAGCCAAGGAAGTGACTAAAGTTCATTCTGAGAAGATTGAGTCGCTAAAAAATGAAATCGCAGCTGTTAATGAATCAGTTGAACAGACGAAGCTTGCATGTTCTCAAGCCCGGAAAGAACAGTGTGAGATATTTGCAGAGAAGGAGGTTCAGCAGCACTCGTATAAAGCTGGCATGGAAGAATCTGCCAAGAAATCACTCGCTTTGAAGAACGAGTTTGACCCTGAGTTTGCGAAAAAGCTTGAAGTGCAGTTGACGGAGACATATAACGAGATCGATGAGCTGCAGAAGCAAATGGAGACTGCAAAAGCATCTGATATGGATTCGGTTAATGGTGTGAGTTTGGAGTTGAATGAAGCTAAGGGTTTACTTGAGAAACTTGTGGAAGAAGAGAAGTCTTTGCAAGAGTTAGTGGAATCTCTTAAAGCAGAACTGAAGAATGTGAAGATGGAGCATAGTGAAGTTGAAGCAAAGGAGGCTGAAATTGAATCTGTGGCTGGAGATCTTCATATGAAGCTTAGCAGAAGTAAGAGTGAGCTAGAAGAATGTGTTAAAGAGGAATCTAAAGCAAATGCTGCTTTGGAAGATATGATGTTAACCATCAATCAGATATCTACGGAGACCGAAACTGCTCGACGAGAAGCTGAGGAAATGAGAAACAAAGCTGATGAGTTGATGAAGGAAGCGGAGAGTGCACATCTGGCACTTGAAGAATCAGAGCTACATCTAAGGGTCGCTTTAGATGAAGCCGAAGAGGCAAAAGCTGCCGAGACAAAGGCGCTTGAACAGATAAAGTCAATTTCTGAAAAGACCAACGCTGCACGTAATTCGACTTCATCTGAATCTGGATCTCAGAGCGTCACACTGTCTCAAGAGGAGTTCAAGTCACTGAGCAAGAGAGCTGAGGTGTGCGATAAGTTAGCGGAATTGAAAGTGGCTGCTGCATTGGCTCAGGTGGAAGCAGTGAAAGCGAGTGAAAACGAGACACTGAAGAAGTTAGAGACAACACAAGAGGAGATTAAGAAGCTCAAGACTGCAACAGAAGAAGCGTTGAAGAAAGCAGCTATGGCGGATGCTGCTAAGAAAGCTGTTGAAGGAGAACTCAGGAGATGGCGTGAAAGAGATCAGAAGAAAGCAGAGGAAGCGGCGACAAGGATTCTAGCAGAAGCTGAGATGAAGATGGCCACTGAATCATCACCGCAACAACATTACAAAGCTCCCAAACAGAAACCTGTCCATAAGAAACTGGAGAAGACAAAAACTTCAGTGGTATCAAAGAAAGTGCTATTGCCGAATCTAAGTGGAATCTTTaatagaaagaagaatcaagTGGAATGGGGTTCTCCTTCATATCTCCCTGGAGAGAAACCCTTTTgatgatttcttctttttcaaggATTGAACTTTTTGCTGTTGTGANTGAGGTATGCGATAAGTTAGCGGAATTGAAAGTGGCTGCTGCATTGGCTCAGGTGGAAGCAGTGAAAGCGAGCGAAAACGAGACACTGAAGAAGTTAGAGACAACACAAGAGGAGATTAAGAAGCTCAAGACTGCAACAGAAGACGCGTTGAAGAAAGCAGCTATGGCGGATGCTGCTAAGAAAGCTGTTGAAGGAGAACTCAGGAGATGGCGTGAAAGAGATCAGAAGAAAGCAGAGGAAGCGGCGACAAGGATTCTAGCAGAAGCTGAGATGAAGATGGCAACTGAATCATCACCGCAACAACATTACAAAGCTCCCAAACAGAAACCTGTCCATAAGAAACTGGAGAAGACAAAAACTTCAGTGGTCTCAAAGAAAGTGCTATTGCCGAATCTAAGTGGAATCTTTaatagaaagaagaatcaagTGGAATGGGGTTCTCCTTCATATCTCCCTGGAGAGAAACCCTTTTgatgatttcttctttttcaaggATTGAACTTTTTGCTGTTGTGAACAATCAAAGAAAGTTgtgtgctttttctttttcttttgttttgctaaaaGAAGGGTTGAGGTTTGAGACCTGAAGCAGTTGTAGCTTTGGTCTAACGTGAGAAACTGGTTTGTTGCTGTAAATTTGGATCAAAGCTATTTAGGTGGTTGTTTCATTTCGTCTCTTTGTTGTGATTGTGAATGCTAGTTTTATGACAATATAAGGAAGTTAAATAAGTGACATACTGAGCTAAGAGTATGCTCTTGGTGTTCGTGGTCGGTCTAGTGAGAGCAAATGTCAAATGATCAAGCAAGCACTCCACTCGCAGTAGACTAGTAGTACTCTCTCTTTCCTAATCGGAACTTAAAAAGCTATCACTTTGAAAATCGTACT from Camelina sativa cultivar DH55 chromosome 2, Cs, whole genome shotgun sequence includes the following:
- the LOC109129066 gene encoding uncharacterized protein LOC109129066, yielding MSDKGRPLPKFGEWDVNDPASAEGFTVIFNKARDEKKTGGKPGSPGKSSEGHVKSGGGDPSKPQPKKWLCCMQSPAVDS
- the LOC104732381 gene encoding WEB family protein At5g55860-like isoform X2 yields the protein MVAKKGRRDSSDSSPVVEVGEIDTSAPFQSVKDAVNLFGEAAFSAEKERPAIRKPNPQSAEKVLVKQTELHLAQKELSKLKEQLKNAETIREQALSELDWAKRTVDELTRKLEAVNESRDSANKATEAAKSQIEENVSVSGSSDARIRDMEQYEAVCKELESAKQELRKIRQVSNEILETKTVALSKVEEAKEVTKVHSEKIESLKNEIAAVNESVEQTKLACSQARKEQCEIFAEKEVQQHSYKAGMEESAKKSLALKNEFDPEFAKKLEVQLTETYNEIDELQKQMETAKASDMDSVNGVSLELNEAKGLLEKLVEEEKSLQELVESLKAELKNVKMEHSEVEAKEAEIESVAGDLHMKLSRSKSELEECVKEESKANAALEDMMLTINQISTETETARREAEEMRNKADELMKEAESAHLALEESELHLRVALDEAEEAKAAETKALEQIKSISEKTNAARNSTSSESGSQSVTLSQEEFKSLSKRAEVCDKLAELKVAAALAQVEAVKASENETLKKLETTQEEIKKLKTATEDALKKAAMADAAKKAVEGELRRWRERDQKKAEEAATRILAEAEMKMATESSPQQHYKAPKQKPVHKKLEKTKTSVVSKKVLLPNLSGIFNRKKNQVEWGSPSYLPGEKPF
- the LOC109127677 gene encoding putative small ubiquitin-related modifier 8; translated protein: MSASDKKPLVPSSHITVKIKSQDDVCVYFRIKRDVEVRKMMQAYSDKVGKQISTFRFLFDGTRIKFNQTPNEIGLEEEDEIEAFVEQLGGFSFFRRH
- the LOC109127040 gene encoding putative small ubiquitin-related modifier 7, translating into MSASDKKPLVPSSHISIKIKSQDDICVYFRIKRDVELRTMMHAYSAKVGQQMSCFRFHFDGVRIKPYHTPNELELEDGDEIDALVEQTAGFSHSHPILTT
- the LOC104732381 gene encoding WEB family protein At5g55860-like isoform X1 gives rise to the protein MVAKKGRRDSSDSSPVVEVGEIDTSAPFQSVKDAVNLFGEAAFSAEKERPAIRKPNPQSAEKVLVKQTELHLAQKELSKLKEQLKNAETIREQALSELDWAKRTVDELTRKLEAVNESRDSANKATEAAKSQIEENVSVSGSSDARIRDMEQYEAVCKELESAKQELRKIRQVSNEILETKTVALSKVEEAKEVTKVHSEKIESLKNEIAAVNESVEQTKLACSQARKEQCEIFAEKEVQQHSYKAGMEESAKKSLALKNEFDPEFAKKLEVQLTETYNEIDELQKQMETAKASDMDSVNGVSLELNEAKGLLEKLVEEEKSLQELVESLKAELKNVKMEHSEVEAKEAEIESVAGDLHMKLSRSKSELEECVKEESKANAALEDMMLTINQISTETETARREAEEMRNKADELMKEAESAHLALEESELHLRVALDEAEEAKAAETKALEQIKSISEKTNAARNSTSSESGSQSVTLSQEEFKSLSKRAEVCDKLAELKVAAALAQVEAVKASENETLKKLETTQEEIKKLKTATEEALKKAAMADAAKKAVEGELRRWRERDQKKAEEAATRILAEAEMKMATESSPQQHYKAPKQKPVHKKLEKTKTSVVSKKVLLPNLSGIFNRKKNQVEWGSPSYLPGEKPF